TTTTGGAGAAATCTCAATGAAGAAATTGCTACTCGCTGCCGCAGTTGCAACTTTGAGCATAAACGCGGTGCAAGCAGCGCCAACTTTGTATGGCAAACTAAATGTTTCTATTAACCAAGTTGATAATAAAAATTTCGATGGTAAAAGTGATGTTACCGAAGTTAACTCAAACTCTTCTCGCATTGGGGTAAAAGGCGAAGAGAAATTAACTGACAAGTTATCTGCTGTTTATTTAGCTGAGTGGGCAATTTCTACTGATGGTTCAGGTTCTGATACTGACCTTAGCGCTCGTAACCGTTTCATCGGTTTAAAAACTGAAGGTGTTGGTACTTTAAAAGTAGGTAAATACGATTCTTACTTTAAAACTGCTGCTGGTGGTAACCAAGACATCTTTAATGACGATACACGTTTAGATATTACTAATATCATGTACGGTGAAAACCGCTTAGATAACGTAGTTGGTTTTGAATTAGATCCTAAATTATTAGCTGGTTTAACTTTTAACATCATGGCTCAAACTGGTGAAAGCACCTCTGACAGCAAACAAGGTGAAACTGGTAAAGACAGTAAGAATGATAGCTTTGACTCTGTGTCTACTGCGCTTGGTTATGAGAACAAAGACCTTGGCTTAGCAGTAGCTGCCGCTGGTGACTTTGGTATTAAAGGTAAATATGCTGCTTACGGTCTGAAAGATGTTTATACAGATGCTTACCGTGTAACTGGTTCTTATGACATCGCAAAATCAGGCTTTGTTGTAGGTGCTTTATGGCAACATGCTGAACCTACTGATGACTTGACTGCATATGGTCAATCATATAAATCAGATGGTTCAATCGATAAAGCTGGTAAAGCTTACCGTGGTTTAGAGGAAGAAGCATATGCAGTAACAGCTGCTTATAAAATTCCTAACACTAAACTTAAAGTGAAAGCAGAATATGCTTCTGCTGAAACACAAGTAAGTGGTCAAGCAGATCGTAAAATTGATTTGTACGGCTTAGGTCTTGATTACCAAATCAACAAACAAGCTCGCTTCTACGGTATCGTTGCTCAACAAAAACGCGACTGGTTAAGTGATGATGACAAGCAAACTGTTGTAGGTACTGGTATCGAATATAACTTCTAATTAGTTATTTTTGATTCAGATCTAAAATAAAAGGGCTAATGCCCTTTTATTTTATTTTGCAGATTAAAAAAGCCGATATTTTTATATCGGCTTTTTTAACTTTGTAGCTTACTTTAAGAAACCACTTACAAGATTCATGACGTTTTGAATGTCTTGGTTTGCTTCTTGATGATCGGTACTGTCACCCTGAGGTGTTAATGAGTCAATGACTTGAGGTAAGACCGAAGCAATTGCACCGTAAACTTGCTCTTTTGGAGCTTGAGCTTGCGCAGCAACTTGCTCAATGTCAGCTGGATTAAATAAACTCTGTAATTGTTGAGTAGGAACCTCACCATTGCTTTGATTCGGATCAACCCAGCTTTGAACCTGATTTCCTAAACCCGCACCTTTCAACTTTTCAAGAGCAGCCTGCAAACCACCTTGTTGTTGAACCCAACCTAAAATTAAAGGTACAACTGCAATTAATAAACTTTGTACGCCACCACCTGCTTGAGGTGCATTATTATTTCCAGTCACTTGACCTAATACAGAACCTAGTACTCCTCCAAGACCACCTTGAGCGCCAGAAGAAGTATTACCCCCCATTTGCCCGAGTACTGAACCTAAAATTCCACCTAAACCACCTTGGCCTGACGCTTGTTGGTTTCCACCTAAAGCCTGCTGAGCCAGAACTTCAACAATGTTGCTTAAATTTGTCATGTGTAACTCTTATGTATGGTTTATACATGAGCATACGCGGATTCTTGTTAGGACAGCAAAAGCCAAATTGTTAAATTTTGAAAGAGATTTAGAGCCTTTTACCAGCGGAATTTATTCCAGTTCTCTGGGTTTGCCCAGAACTTTGAATTAAACCAATCGGGAACATGCTTATAGGTCAAGATGTTAAATTGCCATAAAGCAAAATCACTATCATGTGAAGTCTTATCAATGAGTTGGGTGAACCCTAAAGAACGCAATAACTGTTCATCACTCCGTTTGCTCACCACAACAATTCGTTTTGCTAATAAGTCACGTAGTTTTACTAATAATTGTGATTTTTGTACTTCAGTTATGTTCTGCATTTCATCTGTATCAAACAATACA
This region of Acinetobacter sp. XS-4 genomic DNA includes:
- a CDS encoding porin, which translates into the protein MKKLLLAAAVATLSINAVQAAPTLYGKLNVSINQVDNKNFDGKSDVTEVNSNSSRIGVKGEEKLTDKLSAVYLAEWAISTDGSGSDTDLSARNRFIGLKTEGVGTLKVGKYDSYFKTAAGGNQDIFNDDTRLDITNIMYGENRLDNVVGFELDPKLLAGLTFNIMAQTGESTSDSKQGETGKDSKNDSFDSVSTALGYENKDLGLAVAAAGDFGIKGKYAAYGLKDVYTDAYRVTGSYDIAKSGFVVGALWQHAEPTDDLTAYGQSYKSDGSIDKAGKAYRGLEEEAYAVTAAYKIPNTKLKVKAEYASAETQVSGQADRKIDLYGLGLDYQINKQARFYGIVAQQKRDWLSDDDKQTVVGTGIEYNF
- a CDS encoding YidB family protein, yielding MTNLSNIVEVLAQQALGGNQQASGQGGLGGILGSVLGQMGGNTSSGAQGGLGGVLGSVLGQVTGNNNAPQAGGGVQSLLIAVVPLILGWVQQQGGLQAALEKLKGAGLGNQVQSWVDPNQSNGEVPTQQLQSLFNPADIEQVAAQAQAPKEQVYGAIASVLPQVIDSLTPQGDSTDHQEANQDIQNVMNLVSGFLK
- a CDS encoding DUF6231 family protein; the encoded protein is MAEQNVITSMLDDLSNEQPIHTALCIGQKIDQNNAIQWHYFTVTELLSLPFTQRYDLGFVLFDTDEMQNITEVQKSQLLVKLRDLLAKRIVVVSKRSDEQLLRSLGFTQLIDKTSHDSDFALWQFNILTYKHVPDWFNSKFWANPENWNKFRW